In the genome of Candidatus Paceibacterota bacterium, the window GGTGGCAAGTTGCGCGTATGTATCAAGCTACACACATCAAAGGCGAGAAGTAACAAACTTTTTGAGTATCCGTCTGGCTTTGCTCCCCACACTTCGTCGCTGACACGTTCCGCTACCTTTTCGTTGCGCTCAATCCATTCACCAAGCTTCTCCAGACACAAAGATATAAAGTGTCGTTCCTCTTGAGGTAGTTCTGTTTGTGCACGGAACCAGTCAAGCCCGATTGTTTCTTTGAGTATTTGGATAATGAAGCTATGGAATGTCGTGTTGGTGGGAATATCTGCATATACTTTATTCCCAAGAGCAAACACTTTTTTACCTTTGAACACGATCGGCTTTACATAGTTGATGTGTATCCCTGCTTGCTTCAGGTACTCTTGTCTGGCTACTACTTCTCTAAAGTGTTCAATAACTTCTGGCGGAATATCATTGCTTTGGTCTTTGTTCATACAGCATCTTTTATATTTTTTTCCACTTCTACAGGGACAAGGTTGGTTTCTTCCAGTACGAGCATTCATAAGAGTATTTTATAACTTTTGAGTACTCAGCGCTCTTTATTGGTTTCAGAGAAAGAGGTATACTTGATTTACAACTGAATATTGAGCCCGTGAGGGCTAGCACCTAACCCTGTCGCTTCGGCGCAGGTATGGTGGGTTTCATAAACGCGGGAGTACAGATTGCACTCTTGAGAGAAGGTGTGATTGATGTGCCAGAATATCTCTCCTCGTGGCTTGAAGGAGACGAGCGCACCATAACAAAAGAAAAAATGGGACTGCTGGTGCGATAAGCAACATTCCATTGCGGGCAAATGGTCGCATATGGTCGCAAAATTGACACAGAGAGCGCACCAGTAGCATTTTCGCTATACTTTAGGTATGGATACCTTTTCGTTATCAAACATACGAACTGCCCGTCAAAGCCAAGCCATTCAGTTTTGGATTGATGGAGGACGTAAGAGTAAGGCGGAGGCGCTTCGTAAAGCAGGATATAGCGAGGCGGTTGTTCGGCACCCCGAGCGTGTCTTTGGAAGTCCGAGCGTTCAACAAGAACTAGAACTGCGCGGGCTCGGCAGAGACGGGTTCGGTATTCCTAAACCAATGCCAGCGGAAATATTGGTTGAGGAGGACATACTGCCCACGTCTCCTGTCTACTCGTTCAACCCGCAGGAGATACCAACCGAACAATTGCAAGAACTCAAAGAAAAACTGCGTGCCATTGGTTATGAGCCAACCTCACCTCGTGCGACTACTGAACCAATACGCGCAACTCCAATGACTTTGCGCAACAATCTTGGGTGTGCTGATGTGTTGGAAGTTTCTGCGGAAAAATCGTTTCCAAATATGTCGTCTATGTGAGCCATTTTTTCTAGCCGCTAGGGCTGAAATGTGGTAAAATAAAGCCAACATATGCCTCAACGCTATGAAAAAAGCCACAAAATCAACCAAAAAGAAAACAGAAAGTGCTGGACGATTTGAGGCACAACTTTTCAAAGCGGCAGACAAACTCCGAAAGAACATAGACGCGGCTGAGTACAAACACGTTGTACTCGGTCTTATTTTTCTGAAGTTCATATCAGACGCATTTGATGTGCACTACCAGAAACTTGCCTCGGGTAAGGGTGAATATGAGGGTGCCAACCCAGAGGATCAAGACGAATACAAAGCAGAAAACGTATTTTGGGTACCGCCAGAAGCGCGGTGGGCACACCTTCATTCACGCGCAAAGTTGCCGAGTATCGGTAAGGATTTGGACGCGGCAATGGAGGCGATTGAGCGAGCCAACCCGACACTCAAGGGTATCCTCCCGAAAGAGTACGCAAAACCAAACTTGGACAAGGTAGCACTCGGTGGTTTGGTAGACCTTATTGCAGACGTTGCACTCGGCGAGGAAAGCGAAAAATCAAAAGACCTTATTGGACGTGTGTATGAGTACTTTCTCGGCGAGTTCGCTTCGCTTGAAGGCAAGAAGGGCGGGCAATTCTACACTCCTAGAAGCATTGTTGAACTTATGGTGCAAATGATAGAGCCAATGACGGGACGTGTGTACGACCCTGCGTGTGGTTCGGGTGGAATGTTTGTGATGAGCGAGAAGTTTGTGCTCGCACATCGCGGGCGTTTGGAAGACATTTCTATTTACGGACAAGAGAGCAACCACACCACCTACCGCCTTTGCCGTATGAACCTCGCGCTTCGCGGAATAGATGGCTCGCAAGTGAAATGGAATAGCGAAGGGTCATTTCTCAAAGACGCACACCCTGACCTCAAAGCGGATTACATTTTGGCAAATCCGCCTTTCAACCAAAACGACTGGGGCTGGGACATTCTCAGAAACGACGCTCGTTGGAAGTACGGTTTGCCGCCAGAAGGCAACGCAAACTATGCGTGGCTTCAACATATGATCCACCACCTTTCTCCAAAAGGTGTAATGGCAACGGTACTTTCAAATGGTTCGCTTTCCTCCAACCAAGGTGGCGAAGGAGAACTGCGAAAGAAACTTGTGGAGGAGGATATGGTGGACTGTATCGTTGCGCTTCCAAACCAACTTTTCTACAACACAGGCATTCCTGCTTGTTTGTGGTTTATCTCACGTAAGCGCATTGGCAACGGCGACAGGAAACGCACAGGAGAAGTGCTATTTATAGACGCGTCGCAAATGGGGGCGCTGGTAGACCGAACGCACAGAGAGTTTACCGAGGAGGACATCAAAAAGATTGCGGGCACGTATCACGAGTGGCGACAGAAAAACAACAAGTACAAGGACATCAAGGGCTTCTGCAAATCATCATCACTCGCGGAGATACAAAAGAACGGCTACGTGCTCACGGCAGGGCGCTATGTGGGTATTGCAGATGGCGCGAAAGACAGCGAGCCGTTTGAGGAGAAAATGACGCGGCTCACCAGTACCCTCAAGGAGCAAATGGAGCAGGAGCAGACCTTGAACGAGGAAATAAAGAAGCAACTGAAAAAAGTTGGATTTGAACTATGAGCGAAAAAATAACAACAGAAAATGTATTTGAGGTAGATGTTCCAGCATTGGCACTGGACAGCCGCTTTGGCAGTTTGGTATTTGAAAACGCCAACAAAAAACTCGGTAAGGCGCAAGCGTTTCTGAAAGAAGTGTACGATCTTGGCTATCAAGAACTTCTCAACGAAAGTGGTATAAATCAGGTTGGAAATCTAACCAACAAACTGACGGAGCATTTGGAATGGCTTCGCAACTTTGATATTGGTACAGTTGCAAACGCAAAGCAGGAGCACGACAACTTTGAAAGTCGTATTGACGGCTTCTATAACGATATTTACGAGCAGATACTGATGAGAACGCTCCCGTTCCTCCGAGAGGAGCGCCGTCGCGAAAACCCTGACCAAAAACAGTTGGATGAGGAGGTAAAGAAAGCAGTACAGGTACGCACTGAGCTTGAGGATGAACTAAAAGCAATACGCGAGGAAACTCAAAAAATCCGCACTGCAAATAAACAAGTTGGTTCCGCTAAGGGTCAGAGGGCGGCAGTACAAATGGCGGCACACTTTGATGATGAAGTAGAACGCTATGCAACTCTCTCAAAGTATTGGCTTTGGGGCGTTGTAGGCGGATATGTCGCTATTGTTGCAGTTCTTGTTTGGCTCGGGTTTGTTACCGCCTCATATGTACATCAAATCGTCTCTTTGCCCGACACCGTGGACACGAGTGGTATCTGGAGCGCTGTGATCTCAAAACTCGTTATCTTGGCGGCGCTATGGTATGGCTTATCGTTCGTTATCAAAAACTACAACGTGAACTCTCATTTGGCGGCAGTAAACCGACACCGCGCCGCAGTGGCACGAACTCTGGAGGACTTCATAGCGGTAGAACAACAGCAGGAAAATCCGCGCTTGTCGGAAGTGCTACAGCACGCTTCCGAAGCAATGTTCAAGAATGTGCCGATTGGTTTCGTCTCTAAGACAGAACGCGAACAAAGCAATCCCGTGCTTCAGATAGTGAATGACCTGATCGGGATAAAGAACAACACATAGTATATGGAAATCGTTTATATTCTCACCAACCAAGCAATGCCCGACTACGTGAAGGTTGGGCGCACCAAAGACCTCCAGCAAAGGTTGAAAAGTTTGTATCGCACACCCGTGCCACTTCCTTTTGAGGTGTTCTATGCGTGCACTGTTGAGAACTCTATGGAAGTAGAGGCGTGGCTGTTTGAGATTTTTGACGATAGGCGGGTGAGCAAAGAGCGAGAGTTTTTTGAGATAGCGCCAGAGCGCGTTGCCGCGGCATTGCGTGCACGAGCGGTGCAGGAGGTAACCCCGAAGCAGACGTACACAGAGAACAAAGAGGACGAGGTGGCACTGGAAAAGGCACGCTCAAAACGCGACAAGTTCAACTTCGCAATGGTGGGTATTCCTGCTGGTGCTGAACTTACCTTCAGTAGAGACGAGAATATAAGGGCGCGGGTAGTAGACAACCACAACATTGAATACAACGGCAAGGTAACGAGTTTGTCTACCTCGGCACAGGAAATACTTGGCTACAACTATGGAGTGGCGGGCACGTTGTATTGGTCGTATGAAGGCGAAACTCTCCACGCGCGGCGCGTGCGAATGGAGGAAGGAGAATGAATATGAGCACGACGACACAATGGAAAAAAGGATTTTTATACGAGATCGCGACGGTAGTCGGGGGCTATGCATTCCGAGGTGAGGATTTTGGAAGTGAAGGAACTGCCGTCATAAAAATAAAAGACATTCAGCCGCCGTATGTTGATATTCAAAATGCCGAAAGGATAGATCAACAGAAGTACAATCAACAAAAGATTGAGAAGTTCAAACTTTCAAAGGGAGATTGTTTAGTCGCTATGACTGGAGCGACGATAGGAAAGGTTGGAAAGATTTCGTATGACGAGGTTTCTTATCTGAACCAACGAGTAGCAAAGGTGGCGGAAAAGAGAGGTGTGGCGGATAAGAACTTTGTTTACTACGCGGTTTTAGGTAGTGATTTCCAGCGATACGTGAACACAACCTCATCTGGTAGCAGTGCTCAGCAAAACATTAGCGCCGATGATATAGGGCGTTTTCCTATTGTTTATCCCATAGACATAAAAGATCAATGTACAATCGCGCAAGTTCTCATCAGTTTAGACAAAAAGATTGAGTTGCTACGGAAGCAAAACGAGACGCTGGAGGAAATGGCGAGGGCGATTTTCAACGCGTGGTTTGTGGAGTTCAACTTTCCAGATAAGGACGGTAAGCCATACAAAGCGTCTGGCGGGAAAATGGTAGACAGTGAATTTGGCGAAATCCCAGAGGAATGGCGCGTCGGTACTCTTGCCGAACTTATAGATCAGTTGAGTGAACGCATTGGCTCTGATGAGCAGTCAAAGTACACGGTTATGTCTGCAGTAAACACAGGGCAACTCGTGCCTTCAAGTGAGTATTTTACTAAACAGGTTTTTAGTAAGAGCATTTCAAAATACATCAAAATCCACCAAGGAGATTTTGCATACAATCCAGCACGTATCAACATCGGTTCTATTGGGAGATTGCGAGAACTTATCTTGGGAGCTGTTAGTCCTGTATATGTCGCGTTTCGCGCAAAAGAAGGCGCGGGAGCGTTTGTTGATTTCTTGATCCAGACGGCAAAAATGAAAAAACATATTGAACTCTATGCTAACGGGTCAGTGCGGCAAACACTTGACTATGACGGTTTCGGAGCATTTTCTTTTGCAGTTCCAACGGAAAATATCCTGAAAGAGTTTGACAAGATCACTGCTTCTCTACGGAATATTTTTGAACGGAAGGAAGCCCAGATTGAGAACCTGCGAACTGTTCGGGATTTACTACTGCCAAAACTAATGAGCGGAGAGGTTCGCGTAAATACGTAAACATATGGAAAGCACAGTAGAAAAAATCACCGATACAGTATCCGACGCATTCAGAAGCATAGCCGAGATTGCAAAGGAGCGAATATTTACGCCAATGTATTTCTACTTCCTTGGTGCGTGGCTCATTACCAACTGGAAGTTTGTGTACACATTCTTTTTTGCTGATGAAAAACTGATACTTGAACACACTGGAATGTTGAAAGTTGAGTATCTGACGCAAATCTATCCTCACGACTGGACGGCGGTATTTCCGTTATTTGTTATACCGTTCGGGCTCGCGTATTTGGCAGTTTGGTGGTTCTCTGTCGTTTCCGAGAGGTTTTATAAAAAACACGAGGAGCACCAAATGAATAAGCGTGTGATCAAGCGCGAAGTTGAGTACCGCGAGAAGGTGGCATATTTCAAATCAGAGCGTGAAGTACGCGAGCAACAACTTGATCCGCAGGTGAAGTATGAGGAGAACAGGGACTACAACGAGCAAATAGACGAGAGCAATCCAGAGGTGGAAGTGAATGGAGTGCCTATGTTGCCAAGCGAAGTTTTGTATAAAACGGATTACCTTGCATATAAAACAGGGCTAGACGAATATACAGCAGAACTCGCACAGAAGGGCGAGGATTTGGCAGTTCAGGCAGAAATAGACCGCCGACGCGGAAAATGATTATGACCAAAATATACGAAAGCGATATAGAACTGTGGGTGATAGAACTGCTGGAAAAGCAGGGTTATGTGTATCTATCTCCAGAGGAACAAGAAGCAGAGCGCCCCGATATGCGCGAGGTTGTTTTGCGTACGCGACTTACAGAAGCGGTGGCGCGGCTCAACCCGCTAGTACCAAAGGACGCACAAGACGACGCGATACGGCAAGTAATAAACCTCTCGCCACAGCACTTGGTGGAAAGCAACGAGACATTCCAGAAAATGCTCACTGACGGAGTGAGCGTGGAGGTGGCGGGCGATCAGGGTGGCACACGTGGCGAAGTGGTGCACCTGATTGATTTTGCTAACCCAGAAAATAACGACTTGGTGGTAACCAATCAGTTCATTATTCCGTACGACCACACGAGTAAACGTCCAGACGTGGTGCTTTTAGTAAATGGACTACCGCTTGCCGTGATTGAACTCAAAAATCCTGCGGACGAAAACGCGACGGTACACAAGGCGTTCACGCAACTCCAAAACTACAAAGACGCAGTGCCACAACTCTTTACCTACAACGGCATTCTTGTTGCCTCTGACGGTTTGGATACTCGTGTCGGTTCACTCACGGCTCCGTGGGAGCGCTTTGTGGTGTGGCGTGCACCTGAGGATAAAAAACACGGCGAGGATAAACGCCCGCAAATGGAAACGGTAGTTGAGGAAATGTTGAAACCCGCAGTGCTTCTGGATTTGATACGCAACTTCACGGTGTTTGAAAAGGTGAAAAAAGAGAACAAAGAGACAGGGCTGGTAGTGGTGGAAAGTGTAAAAAAGGTTGCGGCATACCACCAGTACTATGTGGTCAACAAGGCGATCAACTCAACGCTTCGCGCTACCGAGGAGCACGGAGAGCGCAAAATTGGTGTGGTGTGGCACACACAGGGATCGGGCAAATCCCTCTCTATGGTGTTTTATACAGGCAAAGCGGTGCTTGCACTCAATAACCCGACGGTAGTGGTGATTACCGACCGCAACGATTTGGACGACCAGTTGTTTGATACATTTGCGGCGAGCCGCGGGCTTCTGCGCCAAGAGCCAGTACAGGCAGAAAGCCGAGCACATTTGAAAGAACTCTTACAGACCGCAGGAGGCGGGATTGTGTTTACGACCATCCAAAAGTTTTTCCCCGAGGACGGCGGCGAGACATACGATCAACTGACCGACCGCAAAAACGTAGTGGTGATTGCAGACGAAGCGCACCGTAGCCAATACGGATTTGCCGCTCGTACGGTATTCAAAGATGACGAAGCGATTACCCGCTATGGCAACGCAAAATATTTGCGCGATGCACTTCCGAATGCCTCATTCATTGGTTTTACGGGCACACCGATTGAAAGCACTGATCGCTCCACCCCTGCCGTGTTTGGTGAATACCTTGATGTGTACGACATTCAAGACGCAGTGCGCGATGGCGCTACTGTTCCTATCTACTACGAGAGCAGATTGGCAAAAGTACACCTGCCAGAGGAAAAAAGTGAGGAAATAGACGCAGACGTGGAAGCAGTGGCAGAAGGTTTGGAGTTCACCGCAAAGGAAAAAGCGAAGGCGAAGTGGGCGCAATTGGAAGCAATCATTGGCAACCAAGAACGCCTGAAAGAGATAGCGAAGGACTTGGTGGTGCACTTTGAAGCGCGACAGGAAGTGAACGTGGGCAAGGCAATGATTGTGGCGATGAGTAGACGCATTGCCGTTGATT includes:
- a CDS encoding type I restriction-modification system subunit M — encoded protein: MKKATKSTKKKTESAGRFEAQLFKAADKLRKNIDAAEYKHVVLGLIFLKFISDAFDVHYQKLASGKGEYEGANPEDQDEYKAENVFWVPPEARWAHLHSRAKLPSIGKDLDAAMEAIERANPTLKGILPKEYAKPNLDKVALGGLVDLIADVALGEESEKSKDLIGRVYEYFLGEFASLEGKKGGQFYTPRSIVELMVQMIEPMTGRVYDPACGSGGMFVMSEKFVLAHRGRLEDISIYGQESNHTTYRLCRMNLALRGIDGSQVKWNSEGSFLKDAHPDLKADYILANPPFNQNDWGWDILRNDARWKYGLPPEGNANYAWLQHMIHHLSPKGVMATVLSNGSLSSNQGGEGELRKKLVEEDMVDCIVALPNQLFYNTGIPACLWFISRKRIGNGDRKRTGEVLFIDASQMGALVDRTHREFTEEDIKKIAGTYHEWRQKNNKYKDIKGFCKSSSLAEIQKNGYVLTAGRYVGIADGAKDSEPFEEKMTRLTSTLKEQMEQEQTLNEEIKKQLKKVGFEL
- a CDS encoding GIY-YIG nuclease family protein, whose protein sequence is MEIVYILTNQAMPDYVKVGRTKDLQQRLKSLYRTPVPLPFEVFYACTVENSMEVEAWLFEIFDDRRVSKEREFFEIAPERVAAALRARAVQEVTPKQTYTENKEDEVALEKARSKRDKFNFAMVGIPAGAELTFSRDENIRARVVDNHNIEYNGKVTSLSTSAQEILGYNYGVAGTLYWSYEGETLHARRVRMEEGE
- a CDS encoding restriction endonuclease subunit S, with product MSTTTQWKKGFLYEIATVVGGYAFRGEDFGSEGTAVIKIKDIQPPYVDIQNAERIDQQKYNQQKIEKFKLSKGDCLVAMTGATIGKVGKISYDEVSYLNQRVAKVAEKRGVADKNFVYYAVLGSDFQRYVNTTSSGSSAQQNISADDIGRFPIVYPIDIKDQCTIAQVLISLDKKIELLRKQNETLEEMARAIFNAWFVEFNFPDKDGKPYKASGGKMVDSEFGEIPEEWRVGTLAELIDQLSERIGSDEQSKYTVMSAVNTGQLVPSSEYFTKQVFSKSISKYIKIHQGDFAYNPARINIGSIGRLRELILGAVSPVYVAFRAKEGAGAFVDFLIQTAKMKKHIELYANGSVRQTLDYDGFGAFSFAVPTENILKEFDKITASLRNIFERKEAQIENLRTVRDLLLPKLMSGEVRVNT
- a CDS encoding type I restriction endonuclease subunit R — encoded protein: MIMTKIYESDIELWVIELLEKQGYVYLSPEEQEAERPDMREVVLRTRLTEAVARLNPLVPKDAQDDAIRQVINLSPQHLVESNETFQKMLTDGVSVEVAGDQGGTRGEVVHLIDFANPENNDLVVTNQFIIPYDHTSKRPDVVLLVNGLPLAVIELKNPADENATVHKAFTQLQNYKDAVPQLFTYNGILVASDGLDTRVGSLTAPWERFVVWRAPEDKKHGEDKRPQMETVVEEMLKPAVLLDLIRNFTVFEKVKKENKETGLVVVESVKKVAAYHQYYVVNKAINSTLRATEEHGERKIGVVWHTQGSGKSLSMVFYTGKAVLALNNPTVVVITDRNDLDDQLFDTFAASRGLLRQEPVQAESRAHLKELLQTAGGGIVFTTIQKFFPEDGGETYDQLTDRKNVVVIADEAHRSQYGFAARTVFKDDEAITRYGNAKYLRDALPNASFIGFTGTPIESTDRSTPAVFGEYLDVYDIQDAVRDGATVPIYYESRLAKVHLPEEKSEEIDADVEAVAEGLEFTAKEKAKAKWAQLEAIIGNQERLKEIAKDLVVHFEARQEVNVGKAMIVAMSRRIAVDLYREIVALRPEWYNDDLEKGAIKVVMTANSSDPKEFQPHHTNKEARRRLADRFKDAGSDLKLVVVCDMWLTGFDVPSLHTMYIDKLMRGHNLMQAIARVNRVFRDKEGGLIVDYIGFAADLQKALAVYTGSGGTGSPTVTQDKAVEIMLEKYEVVKQMFHGFDYHRYFTLDTRGKLGLILEAQEHVLAQDNKVPAEGEKKSQSPSERFIHEVTALSKVFAIAVPHEEALAIRDEVAFFQTIKARLIKFDPDPTNCREDIETAIRQIVDKAVVTEGVVDIFQVAGIPKPDISVLSDEFLAEVQGMKHQNVAMELMKRLLNDEIRSRLRKNLIQGKKFSEMLGKTITKYQNNLLTAAEVIQELIALAKELRGADERGEDLGLSDDELSFYDALANNESARDVMNDETLRDLARVLVDRVRASATVDWTIRENVKAKLRVLVKRTLAKYGYPPDKQAIATETVLKQAELFADDWAK